A single region of the Vibrio cyclitrophicus genome encodes:
- a CDS encoding type II secretion system F family protein has product MLWLSLILFGLACFLLIPSKKGKVKNYFPAAQADEEGIDAINFQSLIGKKRWSEFKHDLSPTIEVLGPRGHLISIVYVIISVWVSYLIIFNFLTLNSYLYLALLACFLIFTGYQYLKNKRRRNFEQTFPDALNILMSAVTAGESLMQAFCFVGDNMSGEIGRQFKDMGERLKLGENAEHVLKRSCRAFPYPEYIFFTITIRANLSRGGQLKGVLARLIRVLVDARTMEMKKMAMTSEARISAKVVAAIPIIFVLIISQIHPANIDFILNDPAGRWILYYVVGSEVLGLFIVWLLVKRVKL; this is encoded by the coding sequence ATATTATGGCTATCTCTCATACTGTTTGGTCTTGCGTGCTTTTTACTTATCCCGAGTAAAAAAGGTAAAGTCAAAAACTATTTCCCTGCAGCTCAAGCAGATGAAGAGGGTATCGATGCGATTAATTTTCAATCTCTTATTGGGAAAAAACGCTGGTCTGAATTTAAACATGATCTTTCCCCCACGATAGAGGTACTTGGTCCAAGAGGTCACCTCATTTCGATTGTATATGTCATTATATCTGTGTGGGTTTCCTACCTTATTATCTTTAACTTCTTAACCTTAAACTCTTATCTCTACCTTGCCTTGCTGGCCTGCTTCTTGATTTTTACCGGTTATCAATACTTGAAAAATAAAAGACGTCGAAATTTCGAGCAAACGTTTCCTGATGCACTAAATATTCTTATGAGTGCGGTAACTGCTGGGGAAAGTTTAATGCAGGCATTTTGTTTTGTTGGTGACAATATGTCAGGAGAGATCGGTAGGCAGTTTAAAGATATGGGTGAGCGTTTGAAATTAGGTGAGAATGCGGAGCATGTTCTCAAGCGATCATGTCGCGCATTTCCTTATCCTGAATATATATTTTTTACTATTACTATACGAGCTAATTTGAGTCGCGGTGGTCAGCTCAAAGGTGTATTGGCTAGGTTGATTCGAGTCCTTGTTGATGCACGGACAATGGAGATGAAAAAAATGGCCATGACTTCTGAGGCTAGAATTTCAGCTAAAGTGGTTGCCGCAATCCCCATCATTTTTGTGTTGATAATAAGTCAAATACATCCAGCTAATATCGATTTTATTTTAAACGATCCAGCGGGTCGATGGATTTTATATTATGTAGTCGGTAGTGAAGTCTTGGGGTTATTCATTGTTTGGCTATTAGTTAAGAGGGTCAAGTTATGA
- a CDS encoding CpaF family protein, with protein sequence MSSNKEIYSSFRMQIFEALDVEAIQGISRSELEVQVKSAVDVLAQSYERPVTTMMRSSIVKSMLDELFGLGPIQPLVDDNAITDIMVNGPNNVFFEKHGKIERSDITFVDEAQLLNIAKQIASRVGRRVDELSPTVDARLADGSRVNIVIPPIALDGTTISIRKFREQNIDLESLVEFDSMSFDMARVLSIASRCRLNILISGGTGSGKTTLLNALSQYISDDERIVTIEDAAELRLEQPNLVRLETRVESIESTGLVTQRDLVINALRMRPDRIILGECRGSEAFEMLQAMNTGHEGSMSTLHSNSPRDAIGRVESMVMMANLNQPLDAIRRAIVSAIEVIVQVNRLRDGTRKVTSISEIVGLEGDSVVMEEIFAFQYDEVNYGEVVRGKFVTEGIMQRSQLVKKAHFYGLYDELMQSFRGEGS encoded by the coding sequence ATGAGTTCTAATAAAGAGATTTATTCGTCATTTCGGATGCAGATCTTTGAGGCTCTAGATGTTGAGGCGATTCAAGGCATATCTCGCAGTGAGCTGGAAGTTCAAGTCAAAAGTGCAGTCGATGTACTTGCTCAAAGTTATGAACGTCCCGTAACCACGATGATGCGTTCTAGTATTGTCAAAAGTATGCTGGATGAGTTGTTTGGCTTAGGGCCAATTCAACCATTGGTCGATGATAACGCGATCACAGATATTATGGTTAATGGACCAAATAACGTTTTCTTTGAGAAACACGGTAAGATTGAGCGTTCGGATATTACTTTTGTCGATGAAGCTCAACTTTTAAATATCGCTAAGCAGATCGCTTCGCGCGTTGGTCGACGTGTCGACGAGCTTTCTCCTACCGTAGATGCCCGCTTAGCCGATGGAAGCCGGGTTAATATTGTCATCCCTCCAATTGCTCTTGATGGCACTACGATATCGATTCGGAAGTTTAGAGAGCAAAATATTGATCTAGAATCGTTGGTAGAATTTGATTCGATGTCATTTGATATGGCGAGAGTGCTCTCAATCGCGTCGCGATGTCGACTTAATATACTTATTTCAGGAGGGACAGGGTCTGGCAAGACAACATTACTTAATGCGCTGTCACAATACATCAGTGATGATGAGCGTATTGTCACTATTGAGGATGCTGCGGAACTTCGTTTAGAACAACCTAACCTTGTTCGCTTAGAAACGAGAGTTGAGAGTATTGAAAGCACGGGCTTAGTGACGCAGCGAGATTTGGTTATTAATGCTCTGCGGATGCGACCCGATAGAATAATTCTTGGGGAGTGTCGTGGCTCGGAAGCATTTGAGATGTTACAGGCGATGAACACGGGTCATGAAGGCTCGATGTCAACGTTGCACTCCAATTCTCCTAGAGATGCCATTGGTCGTGTTGAATCTATGGTGATGATGGCAAACCTAAACCAACCGCTAGATGCGATTAGACGGGCAATCGTTAGTGCGATCGAAGTGATTGTTCAGGTTAATAGACTGAGAGACGGAACGAGAAAGGTAACCAGCATATCAGAAATTGTCGGCCTAGAGGGTGACAGTGTTGTGATGGAAGAAATTTTTGCTTTTCAGTATGACGAGGTCAATTACGGGGAGGTAGTTAGAGGTAAGTTTGTAACTGAGGGGATAATGCAACGGTCACAACTGGTTAAAAAGGCACATTTCTATGGGCTATATGATGAGTTGATGCAGTCATTTAGAGGTGAGGGGTCATGA